From Amycolatopsis sp. cg9, one genomic window encodes:
- a CDS encoding transglutaminaseTgpA domain-containing protein produces MEQADADVMTAGRTTPVRIREETDPRGDTDDGGRITQTVEAARTALADDGRHPAPPRSSAVERLLRAAAYPQLVLAAVAVATTGLPYLSYFSGLGFLIALLVAAGGGVLTAGLAGARRLRALPTLLLCLAAFLPVAVFAVGYTTLRHGIPTWDTLRGLGAGLTSGWARMLSVTLPADATPELVLTPALLTWAAATVSATLVVRTRSLLAPAVPPLLVFGVALLFTAGRPVGGFLPVGAFLVSVLTLVLARAGAADPAAHIADTRAAWGRFAFGLPVVLLAAAAGLAGMHYLPLATGQHRFDPRTVLPVQLDIGDTISPLATIKSQLRAPAHDLFTVRFAGDPAGVDRIRTSALDDYDGALWTAHDRFLLAGKSLPAGDSLVAPRQVSLTVRVSGLPGPYLPEAGAPIRTTAPRVGYSANSGVLATDAPTLSGLGYDLVAEVGSKDGLEHAVPAADDGHDSALPPGLPPELQEQAATLAGAVDEPWAKLMAMQERLRRLPYSLDARPGHSYDALRRLFGSNPADQVGYAEQFAAAFAVLARSQGFPTRVAVGYLLSPARLKDGTYTVTSADAHAWPEVHLAGYGWVAFDPTDPQRHGGVAPKQPDTPPAGNTANDRPDDHGKASQVGVDPDLPKLAGDRLSVLDWALIVLIGLGALVLLTPIAVAAEKVRRRRARRTGSRAARITGAWQETTDRLTENGVRVSASSTAGEVAHQAGQVLGERAGAVALLAPLATAAVYSPAEPDDTTVAEAWGLDARLRRELRGTRGPLVALRAWFDPRPLFDRRRDARRRRRALEKLTRG; encoded by the coding sequence GTGGAACAAGCTGACGCGGACGTCATGACGGCCGGCCGGACCACGCCCGTGCGCATCCGCGAGGAGACCGATCCGCGGGGCGACACCGACGACGGCGGGCGGATCACCCAGACCGTGGAGGCCGCCAGGACGGCGCTCGCCGACGACGGCAGGCACCCGGCGCCACCCCGGTCGTCCGCCGTGGAACGGCTGCTGCGCGCGGCGGCCTACCCGCAGCTGGTCCTCGCCGCGGTCGCCGTGGCCACCACCGGCCTGCCCTACCTGTCCTACTTCAGCGGCCTGGGTTTCCTGATCGCCCTGCTCGTGGCCGCGGGCGGCGGCGTGCTGACTGCCGGGCTCGCCGGGGCACGCCGCCTGCGGGCGCTGCCCACGCTCCTGCTCTGCCTGGCGGCCTTCCTGCCGGTCGCCGTGTTCGCGGTCGGGTACACCACCCTGCGGCACGGCATCCCGACCTGGGACACCCTGCGCGGCCTCGGCGCCGGCCTGACGTCGGGCTGGGCGCGGATGCTCAGCGTCACCCTGCCCGCCGACGCCACCCCCGAGCTGGTGCTGACCCCGGCCCTGCTCACCTGGGCCGCCGCCACGGTGTCGGCGACGCTCGTGGTGCGGACCAGGTCCCTGCTCGCTCCGGCCGTCCCGCCGCTGCTCGTCTTCGGCGTCGCGCTGCTGTTCACCGCCGGCCGCCCGGTCGGCGGTTTCCTGCCCGTCGGCGCGTTCCTCGTCTCGGTGCTGACCTTGGTACTGGCCCGCGCGGGGGCGGCGGATCCGGCCGCGCACATCGCCGACACCCGGGCCGCGTGGGGCCGGTTCGCGTTCGGCCTGCCGGTCGTGCTGCTCGCGGCCGCCGCCGGCCTCGCCGGGATGCACTACCTGCCGCTCGCCACCGGCCAGCACCGGTTCGACCCGCGGACCGTGCTGCCGGTGCAGCTCGACATCGGGGACACGATCTCCCCGCTGGCCACGATCAAGAGCCAGCTGCGCGCGCCCGCGCACGACCTGTTCACGGTGCGCTTCGCCGGGGATCCGGCCGGGGTGGACCGCATCCGGACGTCGGCGCTCGACGACTACGACGGGGCGTTGTGGACCGCGCACGACCGGTTCCTGCTCGCCGGGAAGAGCCTGCCGGCCGGCGACAGCCTCGTCGCGCCGCGCCAGGTGTCGCTCACCGTGCGGGTCAGCGGGCTGCCCGGCCCGTACCTGCCCGAGGCCGGTGCGCCGATCCGCACGACGGCGCCGCGCGTGGGCTACAGCGCGAACTCCGGGGTGCTCGCCACCGACGCGCCGACGTTGTCCGGGCTCGGCTACGACCTCGTCGCCGAGGTCGGCAGCAAGGACGGGCTCGAGCACGCGGTCCCCGCCGCCGACGACGGCCACGACTCCGCGCTGCCCCCCGGCCTCCCGCCCGAGCTGCAGGAGCAGGCCGCGACGCTCGCCGGGGCCGTCGACGAGCCGTGGGCCAAGCTCATGGCCATGCAGGAACGCCTGCGCCGCCTGCCCTACAGCCTCGACGCGCGGCCCGGCCACTCCTACGACGCGCTGCGGCGGCTGTTCGGGTCCAACCCCGCCGACCAGGTCGGCTACGCCGAGCAGTTCGCCGCCGCGTTCGCCGTGCTGGCCCGCTCGCAGGGTTTTCCCACCCGGGTGGCGGTGGGCTACCTGCTGAGCCCGGCGCGCCTCAAGGACGGCACCTACACGGTCACCTCGGCCGACGCCCACGCCTGGCCGGAAGTGCACCTGGCCGGCTACGGCTGGGTGGCGTTCGACCCCACGGACCCGCAGCGGCACGGCGGGGTCGCGCCGAAGCAACCGGACACCCCGCCGGCCGGGAACACCGCGAACGACCGGCCCGACGACCACGGCAAGGCCTCGCAGGTCGGCGTCGACCCCGACCTGCCGAAGCTCGCCGGTGACCGGCTCAGCGTCCTCGACTGGGCGCTGATCGTCCTCATCGGACTCGGCGCGCTGGTGCTGCTGACGCCGATCGCCGTCGCCGCCGAGAAGGTCCGGCGGCGCCGGGCGCGCCGGACCGGCAGCCGCGCCGCGCGGATCACCGGCGCGTGGCAGGAAACCACCGACCGGCTGACCGAGAACGGCGTGCGCGTCTCGGCGTCGTCGACGGCGGGCGAAGTCGCGCACCAGGCCGGTCAGGTGCTCGGCGAACGCGCCGGCGCCGTCGCGCTGCTGGCGCCACTGGCCACCGCCGCGGTGTACAGCCCGGCGGAACCGGACGACACGACGGTCGCCGAAGCCTGGGGCCTGGATGCCCGGCTGCGCCGTGAGCTGCGTGGCACGCGCGGGCCGCTCGTGGCCCTGCGGGCCTGGTTCGACCCGCGCCCGCTGTTCGACCGGCGGCGCGACGCCCGCCGCCGCCGGCGGGCGCTGGAGAAGCTGACGAGGGGATGA
- a CDS encoding DUF58 domain-containing protein, with the protein MPTGSGFLLAATAVVLLGLGWLADYPELVAVGFACLAALLAAAAWMLLRPDLAAVRDVRPQRVSPGEEAFGVLTLTNEARRRSPPILAGESVADTRLQVPVPSLRPGQEYTANYPLPTGKRGIYQVGPLTIGHTDPLRLMQVGKTYSTYSTLHVHPKLHRVEPVPTGQTRDMDGPTSSYAPQGGVAFHSLREYVPGDDYRLIHWKSTARTGALMVRHNVVPNQPRLLVVLDTSPAGYTDDTFEYAVSAAASLAVAAIRGGFPLELRTTAGGAVAGDARGEGVLAALDLLAAAERSPADPGLAALPTMVTLDDSVSLGVVTGEPDPRTLSVLPVVRRHFLMASLIQFSERPEAWSTGLPGIVTLMAHSVEEFVQAWNKLTRTS; encoded by the coding sequence ATGCCCACCGGATCGGGATTCCTGCTCGCCGCCACCGCGGTCGTGCTGCTCGGGCTCGGCTGGCTCGCCGACTACCCGGAGCTGGTCGCCGTCGGTTTCGCCTGCCTGGCCGCGCTGCTGGCCGCGGCGGCGTGGATGCTGCTGCGCCCGGACCTCGCCGCGGTCCGCGACGTCCGCCCGCAACGGGTGTCGCCGGGCGAAGAAGCGTTCGGCGTGCTCACCCTGACCAACGAGGCGCGGCGGCGCAGCCCGCCGATCCTCGCCGGCGAGTCGGTCGCGGACACGCGGCTGCAGGTGCCGGTGCCGAGCCTGCGGCCGGGGCAGGAGTACACCGCGAACTACCCGCTGCCGACCGGGAAACGCGGCATCTACCAGGTCGGTCCCCTGACCATCGGGCACACCGACCCGCTGCGGCTGATGCAGGTCGGCAAGACGTACTCGACCTACTCGACGCTGCACGTCCACCCGAAGCTGCACCGGGTGGAGCCGGTGCCCACCGGGCAGACGCGCGACATGGACGGCCCGACGTCGAGCTACGCGCCGCAGGGCGGGGTGGCGTTCCACAGCCTGCGCGAGTACGTGCCGGGCGACGACTACCGGCTGATCCACTGGAAGTCCACCGCGCGGACCGGCGCGCTCATGGTGCGCCACAACGTCGTGCCGAACCAGCCGCGGTTGCTGGTGGTGCTCGACACCAGCCCGGCGGGCTACACCGACGACACCTTCGAGTACGCCGTCAGCGCGGCCGCCTCACTGGCCGTGGCGGCGATCCGCGGTGGGTTCCCCTTGGAGCTGCGCACCACGGCGGGCGGCGCGGTCGCCGGCGACGCGCGGGGCGAGGGCGTGCTCGCCGCGCTGGACCTGCTGGCCGCCGCGGAACGCTCCCCCGCCGACCCCGGCCTGGCCGCGCTCCCCACCATGGTGACGCTCGACGACAGCGTCTCCCTGGGCGTGGTGACCGGCGAGCCCGACCCGCGCACGCTGAGCGTGCTGCCCGTGGTCCGGCGGCACTTCCTGATGGCCAGCCTGATCCAGTTCTCCGAACGGCCCGAAGCCTGGTCCACCGGGCTGCCGGGGATCGTGACGCTGATGGCCCACAGCGTCGAGGAGTTCGTGCAGGCGTGGAACAAGCTGACGCGGACGTCATGA
- a CDS encoding PKD domain-containing protein → MAGAGFLRRRSTKAGLLGLASALAVGGIAAAGAGRGYPEQDVRLLSGSAWLASANVGQLTLLDGPSAEVSAQVQVATPGHALDVVQQGSTAYAVDRTAGTVRRVDGATYDPTPPVAPIDAARGGLTAFAGRTTLYTLDTQRGLIAAADPNTLAPRGDPLPLAAKLAAGTAALDDADRLWTLDDATGDLSRIADGKRTTHRQFTRPGHNLLTVANGNPVVVNPAERTATAVDAASGETTGTIPLDLRPDDALQISGSPHGDRLYVVASRGVLDICDLAAATCDTTVPLDAATRRLGAAVEAGERLFVPDYTTGQVYIVDLAHPAVIAKTQVLTPPTTFQLLTRDGIVFFNDPATERAGVIHLDGTVRDVAKYDPKNPDKGVHSDTGQTPVPQPPTGQQPPAPPTTPGSTDTPPSGTRVPPNGQVTPTDGQVPPPDGVPPTDGQFPPGTNDPGPPTDPGVPPSSTPPEPPVLRITLSKSSPMAGEDVTAKVADQHGTAPATARWDFGDSTQGDGALVVHHWATARTYQVSVQATMPDGQQATTSVSLTVSEIPKARLTVNISGSGTVTGGGISCPSTCTVTVDKGQSITLAARPGRDFAFSGWGGACSGAGACTVTVDADKAVSATFTSTLPPPSPEDCVSHDPNRLTITGNDATGYTLVDSGSHLMATLDTRQDADNALSVARGYTQHCFDSRGDSRSDWLMEYWKGGAGVAGPVSNEDCLSYNPSNLSIAEVNDANGQWWSLRDGGMWMEAFKAQGDAVRAMLVARQHSRQCFIGRNNRRPDHRGHILEYWR, encoded by the coding sequence ATGGCAGGTGCCGGGTTCCTGCGGCGACGCTCGACGAAGGCCGGGCTGCTCGGCCTGGCCTCGGCGCTGGCGGTGGGCGGGATCGCCGCCGCCGGAGCCGGGCGCGGCTACCCGGAGCAGGACGTGCGGCTGCTGTCCGGCTCGGCCTGGCTGGCGTCGGCGAACGTCGGCCAGCTGACGCTGCTCGACGGGCCGTCGGCCGAGGTGTCCGCCCAGGTCCAGGTGGCGACGCCGGGGCACGCGCTCGACGTCGTCCAGCAGGGTTCCACCGCCTACGCGGTCGACCGCACGGCGGGCACCGTGCGGCGGGTCGACGGCGCCACCTACGACCCCACCCCGCCCGTCGCCCCGATCGACGCGGCCCGCGGCGGGCTCACCGCGTTCGCCGGCCGCACCACGCTGTACACATTGGACACCCAGCGCGGGCTGATCGCGGCCGCCGACCCGAACACCCTCGCCCCCCGCGGAGACCCGCTGCCGCTGGCGGCCAAGCTCGCCGCCGGCACGGCGGCGCTCGACGACGCCGACCGGCTCTGGACGCTCGACGACGCCACCGGCGACCTCAGCCGGATCGCCGACGGCAAGCGCACCACGCACCGGCAGTTCACGCGGCCGGGCCACAACCTGCTCACCGTCGCCAACGGCAACCCCGTCGTGGTCAACCCGGCCGAGCGCACCGCGACCGCGGTCGACGCCGCCAGTGGCGAAACCACCGGCACGATCCCGCTCGACCTGCGTCCCGACGACGCCCTGCAGATCAGCGGCTCGCCGCACGGCGACCGCCTCTACGTCGTCGCCTCCCGCGGCGTCCTCGACATCTGCGACCTCGCCGCCGCCACGTGCGACACGACGGTCCCGCTCGACGCCGCCACCCGGCGGCTCGGTGCCGCGGTCGAGGCGGGCGAGCGCCTGTTCGTCCCGGACTACACCACCGGCCAGGTCTACATCGTCGACCTCGCCCACCCCGCGGTGATCGCGAAGACCCAGGTGCTCACCCCGCCGACGACGTTCCAGCTGCTCACCCGCGACGGCATCGTCTTCTTCAACGACCCCGCGACCGAGCGCGCCGGCGTCATCCACCTGGACGGCACGGTGCGGGACGTCGCGAAGTACGACCCGAAGAACCCGGACAAGGGCGTGCACAGCGACACCGGCCAGACGCCCGTGCCGCAGCCGCCGACCGGCCAGCAGCCGCCGGCACCGCCGACCACGCCGGGCAGCACCGACACCCCGCCGAGTGGCACGCGGGTTCCGCCGAACGGCCAGGTCACCCCCACCGACGGCCAGGTGCCGCCGCCGGACGGGGTCCCGCCCACCGACGGTCAGTTCCCGCCCGGCACGAACGACCCGGGGCCGCCGACCGACCCCGGTGTCCCGCCGAGCAGCACTCCGCCGGAGCCACCGGTCCTCCGGATCACCCTGAGCAAGAGCAGCCCGATGGCCGGCGAGGACGTCACTGCCAAGGTCGCCGACCAGCACGGCACTGCTCCGGCCACGGCGCGGTGGGACTTCGGGGACAGCACGCAGGGGGACGGCGCGCTCGTCGTCCACCACTGGGCGACCGCCCGGACGTACCAGGTCAGCGTCCAGGCCACCATGCCCGACGGGCAGCAGGCCACCACTTCGGTGAGCCTCACGGTGAGCGAAATCCCGAAGGCCAGGCTGACGGTGAACATCTCGGGCAGCGGGACCGTGACCGGTGGCGGGATCAGCTGTCCCTCGACCTGCACCGTGACCGTCGACAAAGGACAGTCGATCACCCTGGCGGCCCGCCCGGGCCGGGACTTCGCGTTCTCGGGCTGGGGCGGCGCCTGCTCGGGTGCCGGCGCGTGCACGGTGACCGTGGACGCCGACAAGGCGGTGAGCGCCACCTTCACCAGCACGCTGCCCCCGCCGTCCCCGGAGGACTGCGTGAGCCACGACCCGAACCGGCTGACCATCACGGGGAACGACGCCACCGGTTACACCTTGGTCGACAGCGGCAGCCACCTGATGGCCACGCTGGACACCCGGCAGGACGCGGACAACGCCCTCTCGGTCGCCCGGGGGTACACCCAGCACTGCTTCGACAGCCGCGGCGACTCGCGGTCGGACTGGCTGATGGAGTACTGGAAGGGCGGTGCCGGGGTCGCCGGCCCGGTGTCGAACGAGGACTGCTTGTCCTACAACCCCTCGAACCTGAGCATCGCCGAAGTCAACGACGCGAACGGGCAGTGGTGGTCCCTGCGCGACGGCGGCATGTGGATGGAGGCGTTCAAGGCGCAGGGCGACGCCGTCCGCGCCATGCTGGTCGCCCGGCAGCACAGCAGGCAGTGCTTCATCGGCCGGAACAACCGGCGCCCCGACCACCGGGGCCACATCCTCGAGTACTGGCGCTGA
- a CDS encoding DUF4157 domain-containing protein, which translates to METAEPAVAKPATSASPATRGLLDLQAAGGNGMVVRLLAGERTGAPPGTGLADRIRSRLGLGAPLPAGVRADMAAGFGRDLPDVRVHRDSTAATLAAQLSARAFTVGQDVFFGEGAYDPGSRAGRETLAHELTHTVQRQPESTGGAEVSRGVRVSDPHEHDEREAAETGRRVAAGQAVSVAGAAAPAPGGALAVRREPDGGASPGAVPAANLTNQALFDELRRLERGGSNSADAGAGEARYTELQVERDRRVRSGQVWLADGGAPTGLLQVAGGDAARIASPATDPRTAGGASAPPTFTSRQLGTLLTRHGVAAVVIAELDPAGTTPAAGAVPTPSLAPQLLGRYYPFLRAMTAEETAMVAQRGAVHLTPSANLPGIELAGGGVGLDPSAGYRNLTDPSGRPGTYFFAGEPTPAQFGTNLAGGGPRGGYTAIVVQGGDLPPGTLFRPLDSVLAVPGGYRGPATIVPPGQQIPPGNVVVVPIADAATMAESLRRQGTFSGHPLAAGFGAGVVAVVVEGGVVLVRTGELPSGSDLAGAGIAGTAGGAVGAGVETAAAQGIAGALGANSGRLLVVFGRSGAGALGGAVAAPVVELGRMLLDDRSHTGTDYAARGGRAAVGGAISGLLAAAATGAVAGSVAPGVGTAIGFVVGAGAYLLTDWLVGDTVEGGIRGALR; encoded by the coding sequence GTGGAGACCGCCGAGCCGGCGGTGGCGAAGCCGGCGACGAGCGCTTCACCCGCGACTCGGGGGCTGCTCGACCTGCAGGCGGCGGGCGGCAACGGGATGGTGGTGCGGCTGCTGGCCGGCGAGCGGACCGGCGCGCCGCCCGGAACCGGGCTGGCCGACCGGATCCGATCGCGGCTCGGGCTGGGCGCGCCGCTGCCGGCGGGGGTGCGTGCCGACATGGCGGCGGGATTCGGCCGGGACCTCCCGGACGTGCGCGTCCACCGGGACAGCACCGCGGCCACGCTGGCGGCGCAGCTGAGCGCGCGGGCGTTCACGGTCGGCCAGGACGTGTTCTTCGGCGAAGGCGCCTACGATCCCGGGTCCAGGGCCGGGCGGGAGACGCTGGCGCACGAGCTGACCCACACCGTCCAGCGGCAGCCGGAGTCCACGGGCGGCGCCGAGGTTTCGCGCGGCGTGCGGGTGAGCGATCCGCACGAACACGACGAGCGCGAGGCCGCCGAGACGGGGCGGCGGGTGGCCGCGGGGCAGGCCGTCAGCGTGGCGGGAGCCGCAGCGCCGGCGCCGGGTGGGGCGCTCGCGGTCCGTCGGGAGCCGGACGGCGGAGCGTCGCCCGGCGCCGTGCCCGCGGCGAACTTGACCAACCAAGCGCTCTTCGACGAGTTGCGCCGGCTCGAGCGCGGCGGGTCGAACTCGGCCGATGCCGGGGCCGGCGAGGCCCGCTACACCGAACTGCAGGTCGAACGGGACCGGCGCGTGCGGTCCGGGCAGGTGTGGCTGGCCGACGGCGGCGCGCCCACCGGACTGCTGCAGGTGGCCGGCGGCGACGCGGCCCGGATCGCTTCGCCGGCCACTGACCCGCGTACCGCCGGGGGCGCTTCCGCACCGCCGACGTTCACTTCGCGCCAGCTCGGCACCCTGCTGACCCGGCACGGGGTCGCCGCCGTCGTGATCGCCGAACTCGACCCGGCCGGCACCACGCCGGCGGCCGGCGCCGTGCCGACACCGTCGCTGGCCCCGCAGCTGCTCGGCCGCTATTACCCGTTCCTCCGTGCGATGACGGCGGAGGAGACGGCGATGGTGGCCCAGCGCGGTGCCGTCCACCTCACGCCCTCGGCCAACCTGCCGGGCATCGAGCTGGCCGGCGGGGGAGTCGGACTCGATCCGTCCGCCGGCTACCGCAACCTGACCGACCCGAGCGGCCGGCCGGGCACCTACTTCTTCGCCGGAGAGCCGACCCCGGCGCAGTTCGGCACGAACCTGGCCGGCGGCGGTCCGCGCGGAGGGTACACGGCGATCGTGGTGCAGGGCGGGGATCTCCCGCCGGGCACCTTGTTCCGCCCACTGGACAGCGTGCTCGCGGTGCCCGGCGGCTACCGGGGCCCGGCCACGATCGTCCCGCCGGGGCAGCAGATCCCGCCCGGCAACGTGGTCGTGGTGCCCATCGCCGACGCGGCGACGATGGCGGAATCGTTGCGCCGTCAGGGAACCTTCAGCGGGCACCCGCTCGCCGCCGGGTTCGGCGCCGGCGTCGTCGCGGTGGTCGTGGAAGGCGGTGTCGTGCTGGTGCGCACCGGCGAGCTGCCGAGCGGCTCCGACCTGGCCGGTGCCGGAATCGCCGGAACCGCGGGTGGCGCGGTCGGCGCGGGGGTGGAAACCGCCGCGGCCCAGGGCATCGCGGGCGCGCTGGGCGCGAACTCCGGTCGCCTGCTGGTGGTCTTCGGGCGCAGTGGGGCCGGTGCGCTGGGCGGCGCGGTGGCCGCTCCCGTCGTCGAACTGGGCCGGATGCTCCTGGACGATCGGTCCCACACCGGCACGGACTACGCCGCTCGCGGCGGCCGGGCGGCGGTCGGCGGAGCGATCAGCGGCCTGCTCGCCGCGGCCGCCACGGGTGCCGTCGCCGGCTCGGTGGCGCCCGGCGTGGGTACCGCCATCGGCTTCGTCGTCGGCGCCGGCGCGTACCTGCTCACCGACTGGCTCGTCGGCGACACCGTCGAAGGCGGAATCCGGGGCGCACTGCGGTAG
- a CDS encoding zinc-ribbon domain-containing protein yields MRPGPQPGCPECGRPLPPQGAKLCPHCGYPLLLERPAVAEQEPRKVVYKPTDQGTGPPPAGRPPPPTGTHPTSYGHPGPRRVTVPGPHCGRCGWINPPHRKRCETCGEELWPGAASPARWMPRPPAVAPAPPRRRSWWKLVLLIAVPLLAVGAVWLLALLL; encoded by the coding sequence ATGAGGCCCGGCCCCCAGCCGGGTTGCCCGGAGTGCGGCCGCCCGCTGCCACCGCAGGGCGCGAAACTGTGCCCGCACTGCGGTTACCCGTTGCTGCTGGAGCGCCCGGCGGTCGCCGAGCAGGAGCCGCGCAAGGTCGTCTACAAGCCGACGGACCAGGGGACCGGGCCTCCGCCCGCCGGTCGGCCGCCACCGCCGACGGGCACGCACCCGACGTCGTACGGTCACCCGGGCCCCCGCCGGGTGACGGTGCCGGGTCCGCACTGCGGCCGCTGCGGCTGGATCAACCCACCGCACCGCAAGCGCTGCGAGACGTGCGGCGAGGAGCTGTGGCCCGGCGCGGCGTCCCCGGCCCGCTGGATGCCGAGACCTCCGGCGGTGGCGCCCGCCCCGCCCCGGCGGCGGTCGTGGTGGAAGCTCGTGCTGCTGATCGCGGTACCGCTGCTGGCGGTCGGCGCGGTCTGGCTGCTGGCGCTGCTGCTGTAG
- a CDS encoding phage tail protein yields MTGGWLLAQLPAVMGRDRVIAGFVRGFEEIADSLRDQISDLEHELDVGLASPEMLVYLASWLGVEIDATRVGDAEVREAQRRLIRAVGQALVWRGTRHGVETLLEALTGSRVEVIDPGGIFAPADTVPAATDVVVVRLDHTGGLTEQQLLAFLAEELPIGVRVDLRVRSAGGAG; encoded by the coding sequence ATGACCGGCGGCTGGCTGCTCGCGCAGCTGCCCGCCGTGATGGGGCGGGACCGGGTGATCGCCGGGTTCGTCCGGGGGTTCGAGGAGATCGCGGACTCCCTGCGTGACCAGATCTCCGACCTCGAGCACGAACTCGACGTCGGGCTCGCGTCCCCGGAGATGCTGGTGTACCTGGCTTCCTGGCTCGGCGTGGAGATCGACGCGACCCGCGTGGGCGACGCCGAGGTCCGGGAGGCGCAGCGGCGCCTGATCCGCGCCGTGGGGCAGGCGCTCGTGTGGCGCGGCACCCGCCACGGCGTGGAGACGCTGCTGGAGGCGCTCACCGGCAGCCGGGTCGAGGTGATCGACCCGGGCGGCATCTTCGCCCCCGCCGACACCGTGCCGGCGGCCACCGACGTCGTGGTGGTCCGGCTCGACCACACCGGCGGGCTGACCGAGCAGCAGCTGCTGGCCTTCCTGGCCGAGGAGTTGCCGATCGGGGTGCGCGTGGACCTGCGGGTCCGGTCGGCCGGCGGTGCCGGATGA